CCCTTCCCCGTTCGAGGACCTTGGGCCCATCAGGGCTCGACGGAAAACGGAACTATAAACTTATTCGGATCGATCCTCGATCTAGTCCCTCCCTATCTTTGCTCCGTGCCTCCTACAGAACCATAAGCCTCATCGTTCCCATGACTGTTGTGTGCTTGTCGTCTTGAGATTGTCACATTAGGGTGCTCCTTGTTGTATTGCATCATGAAGATTTGCGTTCGTTTCTCCTGCTGGACTTGGTTTGCCCTCCTGTGCTTCTTGGCTCCTCATCCGGGAAATGCCGCCCTCCCCGAATACGACGCCACGATAGCAGCCGATTCTCAGTCCGGCATCAAGCCCTTGGCTACCCTGCTGGTTCCGGCTGTTTTCTACGATACCAACCGCCAAGCCTTCAACTTTGGGAACTCATCGGGAGATGTCACCATGGAGTTCATTGTGGAAGGTGATCCCATTGCGGGGGGAGGGAACGGATATCTCGCGGTCGGTTCCACCTCCGGCAGCAGCTTGCGCTATGAGCAGTGGAACAACACGGGGCAGGTGGGCTTTACCCAGAGCGGCGTGTCGGACTATGTTTTTTCGCCGGCGGTGCCGTCGCCGACGGAGCCTGCCCACCTGGCCTTCGTCTGGACCTCGACGAATCGCACGATGCGCCTCTTCGTTAACGGCACCCTGGCCGGGACACGGACCGGGGTTGCCACCACTTTTGCCATGCCTCGCGGGCTTGGGACCTTGGGGAACAGCGCTGCCGGCACAGAAGGGATGGTCGGTACCATTCATCGGGTGACGGTCTACGATGATGCTCTGCCGGCGGCCGCGATCCTACGGCATGCCGACGCGTTCACCGGGACCCGTCGACCCCCGCTCCTCCTCGAGTTTACCGCTGTCCCGTCCGTCCTGTTCTCCCCGGCGGGCACCTTGTTGAGCTGGCGAACCCAAGATGCGGATGGTGTTCGTCTCGACGGCTCCGACGTGACGGGATTGACCCAAATCACTCTCAACCCCGAGTCCACCCATCTCTACGAGTTGGTGGCGGAGAACCAGGGAGGGAGTGTCACGGGGAGGGTGCTGGTGACGGTGAATCCCGCGCCGTTGGTGCGACGTTTTGGACCGGACAAGGAGTTCGTTGGCCCCGGGGAGCCTTTTCGGCTGAGCTGGGAGACGGACTATGCCACCGAATTGGTCATCAGTCCTATGGTAGGCGATGTGACTTCCCGGACGATTGACGGGAAGGGGTCGGTCGAACTCTCGGTTTTGGCGAACTCGACCTTCACGTTCACGGCTCGCAATGCATTCGGCCAGAGCCAGGCGGAAGCGACCGTCAGCCTGCTGAATCCGGCCAGTCATCTCGTGATTTCTGAGTTTCTCGCCGACAACCAAACTACCCTCGCCGACGAGGAGGGGCAGTTCTCGGATTGGATTGAAATCTACAACCCGACCCCGTCGCCCATTCGCCTGCTCGGATACTCCCTCACCGACGATCCGAAGGATTTGACCCAATGGAAGTTCCCCGACATCACCCTGGCTCCTCGGGAGTTCCTGTTGATTTTCGCCTCAGGAAAAAACCGCGTGGCCGCTGGAGCACCCCTTCATACCGGGTTTCAGCTCAGCCAAGGTGGTGACTATCTGGCATTGGTTGGTCCCGGGCCGATTGTGCTGCAGGAGTTTTCTCCGGGCTATCCCGTTCAGTCGACGGACATTTCCTATGGCCTTTTGGCCGGTGATCTTTCGACCCTGCGTTTTTTGGGCGAGCCTACGCCTGGGCTACCCAATCGCAACATTCAGCCGCCACCGGGCTCCGTGGTGTTTTCCCGCAGCAGCGGAACGATTACGAACGCTTTCGATCTGAGTCTTTCCAGCGCCACTCCGGGAGCGGAGATCCGATACACCTTCGACGGTTCCACCCCGGGACCTACGAACGGCCTGATCTACACCACCCCATTGCGAATCGAGCAAACGCGACGTATTCGCGCCGTGGCTCTGGCGAGCGGAAAAGCGAGCCCGGTTACCGGTGGTAGCTACATCAAGCTCGCTGCCGATCTGCTCAACTACCGTTCCACCCTCCCCATTCTGTTGATCGAGAATTTCGGAGCCGGGGTCATTCCTCAGAAGGGCTGGAGCGGCAATGGGTCGGGAATCAAGCAAGTGCCACGTCAAGCGGCTGTGTGGGCCACCTTCGATCGTCAAGGCCAGCAGCAGACCAGTTCTCTGACCCAGGAGGCAGACATGTTTAGTCGCATTGGAATTCGGGGACGCGGGGCGTTCTCCTCGACCTGGCGGCAGAAGCCTTACAGTGTTGAAGCGGAGAGTGAGACGGGCGAGGAGGCCGACGTCTCCCCGCTGGGAATGCCGGAACACTCCGAGTGGATCCTTTACTATCCGGACGCCGAGGACTCCAAGGATCCCACCATGCTTTTCAACACCTTCGCGTATGAGCTGAGCCGCCGTACCGGACGTTACTCCGTGCGCTTTCGCTGGGTGGAAGCGTTTGTGAACGAGGATGGCGGGGATCTTAAGCTGGCCGATCGGCGGGGGGTGTATGCGATTCTGGAAAAAGTTTCCCGCGGCCAGGATCGGCTGGATTTCGATCGTCTGGCTCCCGATGGGTCAACCGGGGGATGGCTGCTCAATATCAATCGCATGGATCCCGAGCCTGACACCGGGTGGCCGGCGCCTAACGGGGCGCGGCAGCCTTATTTCTTCCATACGGCCGGACCGAATCGCCGAGCCGAGTCCCGCCCCAACGACCAGGTCGCGGGCGATGACCTGCCGCAGCAAAGCAATGGCTATCTCAACTTCGATAATCCCAACGGCTACGTCATCAATCCCCAGCAGCGGGCCGCGATCGAGGGTTGGTTTAAGCGGTTTGAGGACGTGTTCTACAACAGTGCCCTGTGGCGCGACCCGACGAATGGATATCGGCGCCATCTGGATACCTTGGACTTCGCCGATTATTTCATCCTAAACACTCTGACTCACAATGGAGATGGCCTCCTGATCAGCATGTTTCCCTGGAAAGGGCGGGACGAGAAGCTGCGGATGGGGCCGGCGTGGGATTACAACTGGAGCCCCTACTATATTGGATCGCCCTCCCCGACGGGAGATCTGCTCTGGCGCTCTGAGCAGATTTGGTACGCCCGGCTGTTCACGGACCCTGATTTCGTGCAGGAGTATATGGACCGTTGGTGGAACCTGCGACGTGGGCCGCTCAGCGATGCGGGAATGGATGCGGTCATCGATGAACAGGCCGCCGAGATTTCCCCGGCTAAAGCCCTGCTGAATGGCGTCCCCAGTGCGACGGAGTGGACCACCCGGCTCAACACCATGAAGAATTGGTTGAAAGCCAGGGCGGCTTGGATCGACGGCAGCTACGTGCGGCCACCCTTCTACAACCAGCCCGGCGGCGAGATTCCCAATGGATTTCAGCTCGTGATGGGCGGAACCAACGGAACCGTTTACTTTACCTTGGACGGATCTGACCCTCGGCTGCTCGGCGGCGCGGTGAACCCTTCGGCCCAGGCCTTTCTGACACCGGTCGTTCTCAATGCCGAGACCGAGGTGAAAGCTCGACTGAAGCGTGGCAATGTCTGGAGCGGCCTGACCACGGCGGTCTTTACACCGGCGCAGGATTTCTCGGGTCTGTTCTTCAGCGAGATCATGTACAACCCGCTGAACTTCGGCGCGATTTCCGGGGATGATCTGGAGTTTGTTGAATTGCAGAATGGCGGGCTCCGATCCCTTCGACTGGGAACTCTAACCTTTACGGAAGGCATTCAGTTCACCTTTGCTCCGGGGACCGAGCTGGCTCCCGGGGCTCGGCTCCTGCTGGCCCGCAATCGGACGGCCTTGCAGACTCGGTATCCGGGCATTGTCGTCCAGGGAGAATACACCGGCCGGCTGGACAACAACGGAGAACGTCTGACCTTGTCCACGGCCCTGGGAGGACAGGTGCTAAGCATTGAGTACAATGATCGCGCACCCTGGCCTATCAGCCCGGACGGCTACGGCTTTTCCCTGGTTCCGATCGCGGAGGTTCGGATTTCGGAGTTAACTCAAGGCACCCGATGGCGTGCCAGCTCGGCTCGAGGTGGTTCACCCGGTCAGCCCGATCCCGAACCCGTGGGTTCGGGGCGAGGCGTGGTCGTCAACGAGGTCGTGTCGCACACGCTCAGGCCCGATGTCGACCAAATCGAAATCTACAATCCCGGAGCCACCGCGGTCGACTTGGTCGGATGGTATTTAAGCGACGACGGCGCTCTGCCGCGGAAGTATCGGTTTCCGGTCGGCTCGGTGATTCCCGCTCAGGGTTACCTGGTGTTGGACGAGTCCGACTTTAACTCGCTCCCGGGGGGCGCAGGTTCGTTCGCTCTTTCGGCTGAGGGGGACGATCTTTATCTGACGGCGGCCGACGCCCAGGGTAATTTTACCGGCTATGGGCACGGCGTTTCCTTTGGCCCGTCAGAGACAAAAACCAGTCTGGGTCGTTACGTCAACAGTATCGGTCAGGAATCCATGGTCCGGTTGACGTCCCTCACTCTCGGAAGCACGAACTCGCCTCCCGCAGTGGGGCCGGTGGTGATTCAAGAGATCCACTACCATCCGGAAGGCGACCAGCCGGCTTTCGTGGAGCTGAAAAGCATCGCGAATACCGAGGTTCCTTTTTTTGACGCAGCTTCACCAACCAACACCTGGCGCCTGGCCGGATTCGGGTTCCAGTTTCCCACGGGCTTCACTTTAGGGGCAGGGCGTTTGGTCGTGGTGGTTGCCACGAACGCGGAGGGATTTCGAATTCGCCATGGAATTCCTTCGGACGTAGCCGTTTTGGCAGGAGCAACGGGCAGCCTGCAGAACAGCGGAGAGCGGCTTGAACTGCAGCGTCCTGGTTACACGGATGGGACCAATGGCACCGTGTTCGTCTCGGTCGATGCGGTGAGGTATGACGACCGGGCTCCATGGCCCTCGGCGGCCGATGGGGGGGGAGCCTCGCTCCAACGTCGCGTCGCGTCGCAGTTTGCCGACGATCCCTCCAACTGGCTCGCAGCGCTTCCAACACCGGGTCAAGACCTAGGCCTCGGGGAAGCCCCGAGCCTCGTCCGTCAGCCGGTGAGTCAATCCGTGGTCGCCTACTTGGATGTGAGTTTTTCGGTCGAGGCCACCGGCACTGGCCCCTTGTTCTACCAGTGGACCTTCAATGGGGCACCGTTGTTGGGGGAAACCAACTCCAGCTTGCAGCTGAAGGAAGTGCCTCCGGAGGCGGCTGGATACTACCATGCCATCGTCTACAGCGCCTTGGGCTCGGTAGTCAGCGAGGCCGCCCAGCTGATCACGATTAGGCCCGCTTCCATCGTGCAGCAGCCGCTGAGTCGGGCGACCAATGTGGGCAGTCGCGTGTCGTTCTCCGTAACAGCGATTGGCATTGGTACCCTACGTTACCAATGGTCTTTCAACGGGGGAGCGATCAACCAGGCAACCAATTCGATCTTGTCCCTAACCAATGTTCAGCCGGCGGATGCCGGACCATACCAGGTCACAGTTACCGACGACATTGGATCCATGCGCAGCCAGTCGGCTTTCTTGGTGGTCAATGTTCGGCCGACGATTGTTCAGTCGCCCCTCCCGGTGACGGCGGTAGCTGGGGAGCCGGTGAGCTTCCGGGTGGTTTTGAGCGGGACTGCTCCATTCACCGTGCGATGGCGTCGCGGGACAACCACACTGACCAATGTCATCGTGAACGGCTTCGAATCGACCTTCTTGATTCCATCGGTGCAGACGGCTCAGGCCGGAAGCTACAACGCGCTGGTCGGGAATGCGGCCGCGGCCAATGTGGCTTCCGCGGGCGCGTTGCTCACCGTGTTGGCGGACGCCGACCGCGATGGCCTCCCGGATGTCTATGAAGGTCAAACGCCGGGATTCTCGTCCAGCGTTCCCGAAGATGCGGGGAAAGATTTCGATGGGGATGGCTTCAACAACTTGAACGAATATCGGGCGGGAACCGATCCCAACGATCCGGCTAGCTTGCTCAAGATCACGGACGTCGTTCCTCAGGAGTCGGGGTTGGCTCTTCGGTTTGCGGTGGTGGCGGGGCGGACTTACTCCGTGGACACTATCGATCAGCTGGTGGGTGGATCCTGGCTGACGCTGACGAACTTGCCGGCCTCGGCGAGTGCCGGGGTCATCGAGGTCCTGGATACGGCGGCCCGGCCTGGGGAGCGATTCTACCGGGTTCGGACGCCATAGAGGTGCATCGAGGGCTATGCGCTCTCGATGCGGGGGATCCCCCCTCCGGGGGGCGGAAAAGCTGTAGAGGGCTACAGCACTCCATAACGTCAAGCGCCTCGCGAAGCGTCTTGGAGTGCTGTAGCCCTCTACAGCTTTTCCGCCCCCGACGGAGTCGGGAATTTCTGCGGGTGTGGAAACACCTTCACTCCGAATCAATCACGCCCCCAAAAGCGTCACCAACACTTCTCCCTTGAGTTCCCGCCTGAAGGTGCTTGCATCGGGTTCGCAATGAAACCCCGAGCTTTCCTGTCGCGTCGACGCTTTATCCAGCAATCTGCTGTTTGCGGTGGGCTCGCCTTGATGCCCCCTTTGAAGTTCGGGCGGGCGGCGGACGAGAAATCCCAGTCCGACGCTGTCTTGGATTTGGGATCGCGGCGTGAACTCTTCGTCGATCGTTATCTCATCGAGAGCCTTCAGGGACTCGAACAACGATTGCAGACTCCGTTGCTGGCTCCTCCGATGGAGAACCCCGCCGACCCTTTGGAATACGGCACGGTCATCAAAGACGGCGATCTGTTCCGCCTGTACACTCGTGATGGACGAGGCGCCCGGTTTGATGGGGACAGTCCCGAGGTCACCCGTTACTGCGAAAGTCGCGACGGCATTCACTGGACTCGACCCAAGCTGGGGTTGCATGAAGTGGACGGAAATCGTGAGAACAACGTGATCCTCCACGAGTCTCCCTTCTGCCATAATTTTTCGCCCTTCCTGGATGTCCGCCCGGGGAACCCGGCCCAGTCCCGATTCAAGGCGCTCGCCGGCACGGTGAAGTCTGGGCTGGTGGGCTTTCAGTCGGCCGACGGAATCCACTGGGCAAAGATGCGGCCTGAACCCCTGATCCGGTACACCAAGGAGTATGCCTTCGATTCTCAGAATGTTTCGTTCTGGTCCGAAAGCGAAGGGCGGTACGTGTGTTACTTTCGTCATTTCCTCGACAAGAAACTGCGCTCGGTTTGTCGAACGACGTCATCAAACTTTATCGATTGGACCGAGCCGGTGCCGTTGCGTCCGAACTTTCCCGGCGAGCACATCTATACCACGCTGACACATCCGTACTTTCGGGCGCCGCATCTCTACGTGGCCTTGCCCACCCGGTTTCATCCGGATCGAGGCGAAAGCACGGACGTCCTGTTCATGAGCACGCGCGGGGATCGGCCTTATGACCGCACGTTTCGGGATGCATTCATCCGACCCGGGCTCGATCCAGCTCGATGGGGCAACCGTTCCAATTATGCGGCGTTGAATGTGGTGCCGACCGGTCCGACGGAGATGTCGATCTACGCGACGCCGTTTCGTCGGTTTACGCTGCGAACCGATGGGTTTGCCTCCGTTCATGCCGGAGCGGATGTCGGGGAATTTGTGACTCCTCGGGTTCGGTTCGCGGGTGGCCGGTTGTTTGTGAATGCGAGCACCAGTGCGGGAGGCAGGATCCGAGTGGAACTACTGGATGCCGGCGGGCAGGTTCTACATGGCTATGAGCTGGCGGATTGTCGTCCCTTCGTCGGGGATGCCATAGAACACGAGGTTCAATGGAAGCAGGGCGCCGATCTGACCGCACTGTCGTCCCGTCCTGTGAGGCTCCGCTTCGAGTTGTTGGAAGCGGACTTGTTTGCGATCCGATTTGGAGCTGCCGCCCTCTAGCTCTGCCCTCAAAGGCAGAGCGCTTGGTGGCCCACGGAACACGCGGATCACACGGAGAAAATCCGAATGAGGAGAATGTTCTTTTTCAGTTCTTGGTTTCGATCCTGATCCGTGTGGTTTGCGTGTTCCGTGGGCAATACTTCGGGTCTTGGGAACATCGGCTCGGCCCGGATTTGGAATGGGTTTTGCAGTCAATGTATTAGAAAACGGCATCATCAGAACCGATGCTTTTTCTGATCCGCACACTTTACATTCGCTGCAGTTCAGCAATTCTAAGCTGCCTGCCAGCTTTTGTGGGCAAGTAACTCAGAATCAGAAGTGTCGTTGTTGAATCAATCGCCTAGAGCTCGTACTCTTATGAACCTTCATCATGTCCTTCCTCTTCACCCGGTCGCCGAGTTCTTTCGGCGGAGCTTTGGATCCCGTCTGTCTCGGATTGCCGCGCTCGCTGGAGTGGCTATCCTATGCATTCCAACGGGTATGCAAGCCTCCACGTTCAAGCGGATCACGATCGACGGAAACTTCGCAGACTGGGCGGGGGTCGCGCCGGCATACCAGGATCCTCAGGAGAATCCCAATGCCACGGACATCAAGGATGTCTACGTGGCGCATGATGAGGCGTTCATCTATGTGCGCTTCTCCTTGCATCAGGCCGCGGATCCTTTTACCGCGCGAAACAACTTTTTTATCAACGCCGACGGCGATTCCTCCACTGGGTTTGGCGGCGGGCGGGGCTCGGAGATGCTGATTCAGAGCGGGGCAGGTTATCAGGAGAAGAATCGAGGGTTCAACGAGGGGGGGATCACGGGCCTGGGATGGCAGGCGGCACCCACGGGAGCAGCCAAGGATTTCGAATTTCGGTTTTCGCGCGCGGCGACTTATGCCAGTGATGGTGAACCGGTTTTCGCCTCAGATTTGATTGGACTCTACTTGGAAGCGGAAACCCCGACTTTCGCGCGAGTGGAGGATGCTCCGGATACCGGATTCATTGAGTACGTCCTCACCCCGCCACCGCCGGTCTATCCCAGCGGATCGCTGACGCTGATCAGCCAGAGTGAAACGTCCTGGAGTTTCAATGACAGTGGAACTGACTTGGGCACGGCGTGGAGCGATCCGGCATCGGATCCAAGTGGCCAACCGGGGTGGACGAGCGGCAAGGGTTTGTTTGGTTATGCGCCCAACGCGGCCGTTTACGCAGCGCCCATCCAAACCGGGCTCCAGGCCGGGCGGACCACCTACTATTTTAGAACCGCCTTTCAGTGGGACTACGATCCGGCTGGGGTGGTGATCCAGGCGGATGTCTCATTGTCCGACGGGGCAGTTATCTATCTCAACGGAACTGAAGTGCGCAGGGTGCGGGTCAATGAACGCCCCGTGAACTACTTGTCGCCGGCCTCGGGTGGACCTGCCACCCCGGGACAGATCGAGCTGTTGACCCTGCCACCCGAATCACTGCTGATTGGCGCGAACGTGCTGGCGGCGGAGGTTCATCAATCGGCCGGTGATACCGCCGATTTGGTCTTCGGCCTCAAGTTGACCGCCTCGGACAGCGCCCCGGTGTTGATCACCAATCCGAACCAACCCGCTGATCGCGAAGTGGTCGAAGGCGATTCCACCATCTTCACAGTGGAAGCGAGCGGCACCGCCCCCATTCAGTACCAATGGTTCAAGGGCAGTGATCCGATCCCCGGTGCCACCTCCGCTTCCTACTCAATTCCCGTCGTGCTGCAACAGGACGCGGGGCTTTACCATGTCGAACTGAGCAATCCCTTAACCACTCGGCTGGAGAGCCGCGTTGCTCGATTGACCACTCGCGCGGTCCCCGTCGCTATCACCAACCCGGACCTTCCGCAGGATCTTACCCTTCTCGAGGGACGCACGGCGACGTTTTCGGTCGAAGCCAGTGGCTCCGCGATCGTGAGCTATCAGTGGTATAAGAACGGCCAGCCGATTGCGAATGCGACGGCCTCCACCTACACGATTGCGAATCTGCTCAGCGGAGACAGCGGAGAATACTATGCGGTGGTGAGCAATCGCCTTACCCCCACCGCCACCAGTCGGCGCGCCACCCTCGTGGTGAGCTCGGATAGTCAGGCCCCGGCCATCGTGGGGGTGTCGGGAAGCGCTGCCCAATTGACGGTGACCTACAACGAGCCCGTCGATTCCGTCACCGCACTGAATCCTGCCAACTATTCCATCGAGCCAGCTTTGACGATTTCGGGTGGCGTCCTGGATGCGTCCAACCCGGCGCGGGTCATCCTCACGACCGCCGCTCAGAGCCTGGGGACGCAGTATACGCTGACTGTCCAGAGCGTCCGTGACCTGTTCGGTAACGGATTAGCCGCTCCGGTCCAGGTTCCTTTCCTGTCCACCATTGTCGTGGACGGATCTTTCGACGATTGGGCGGGAGTGACACCCTTGGTCACCGACGATCAAGACAGCACGGAATCGTCCGACTACAGCGAGCTGTATGTATTCAATGACGAGAACTGGATCTATTTCCGGATCGTGCTTCATTCCGATGCCACCTGGCCCACGTCGTTCTTCTATAATAACATTTTTATCGATTCAGATAACGATCCTGTGACTGGTTACCATCCCTTCGGCGGCATGGGGTCTGAGCTCTTGATTCAGGGAGGCGCGGGCTATCAGGAGAAGAACGGGGTTTTCAACGAAGGTGGCATCGATGGTTTGGGATGGGAGATCGCTCCGACTGGCGTTGCCTCCGCCTTCGAATGCCGGTTTTCGCGTCACGCCACGTACGCTTCTGATGGGTTGAAGGTCTTCCGCCACAGCGGATTTAACGTGGTGCTCGAAGCGGAGAACACCAGTTACGTCGCCAAGGACTTTGCTCCTAACAGCGGCACGGCTCATTTCACCTTTCAACCGGAGAGTTTGGATCCGGTTAAACTTCAGTTCGTTGAGGGACAATGGACTCTTTCTTGGGTGGGTGATGGGGTCCTTCAATCCCGCGAATCGCTGACGGAGGGCGATTGGTCGGACGAACCCGACCAAACCAACCCCCAGCCACTCGTCACCGAGGTGGGCAACCGATACTATCGGCTGTTGCGACCGTAGGGCCTGGAGAGCCGAGAACCCTAAGGGTTCAAAGAGATTAGCCGGGGCGTGGAGCACAGCGACACCCCCGGTCTGTCGGCCCCCTATTCAACAGCACCCTGAAAGGCGTGCCACCAGTCGGCGAACGGACTGAGGAACTGATTAGGTTCCTTGAGTAGGGTGACGCAAGCGTCATAAGCCGGTGGCATCGCTGCGCGATGCTCCGTACTTTCAACAATTCCGGGGGTGCGAGCACCCCCGGCTAAATCTCTTTGAACCCTGCGGGTTCGGGCCCTGCCGACCAAGTGAGAAACGCCGGCGTTGCCCAGCTTTTCTAATCCCCATTATTGGAGGTAAAGATGAGAGCCCTCTGCCGCTTGCTCGCCCCCCCGGCGGGCCTCACCCGGAAGTAATCACACCCTGCTTAGTTCCGGTGTAGGGAGCCGAGTCACGAGGCTTCCCTGGAGCGACCTCGCTCCTACAGCAAAGGTAACACGCAAAACCGTGTTACCTTTCTGGTTCAATGTGTCAGGAAATCGGGTAGATTGATTTCCGGACATGACCACCGAACCTCGATCAAGCCCTGCACCCATCCGTCGTCCGGGCCCTGTGGGCGGTGGATTCTGCACCACCCACTGGTCGGTGGTCGGCCGCGCCAAGGCGGACTCACCTGAGGGACGTCGTGCTCTGCAGGAGCTTTGCGAAGCCTATTATCAGCCGGTGGAGACCTTTTTCCGCTGTCAGGTGGTCCCTCGGGAGCAAGCGACGGATCTCGCGCACGATTTCTTTGCCGGCCTGCTGGCGGGAGGAGCGATCGCAGCAGCGGCACCGGAGCGCGGGCGGTTTCGCTCCTACCTCCTGGGAGCCGCCCGACACTTTCTTTCACATCAGCGTGAGCGGGAGCGCCGGCTCAAGCGAGGCGGTGGGGTCGAGCTTATCTCCTCCGATCAGCCGGCAGAGGGGGGTGAGGGTGAGGCGACGACGGGGGAGGTGCTGCCGGATCCAGAGGCGGTGTCACCTGCCGCTGAGTTTGATCGCGAATGGGCGTTGACCGTTCTTGGTCGCGCTTTAGAAGTCCTCCGGCGGGAGAACGTCGAGCAGGGCCGAGGGGAGTTCTTTGAGCACGCCAAACCATGGCTGACGGGGGACGCTTCGCGTGGGGATCAGGCTTCGTTGGCCGTATCGCTCGGAATGAATCCGAACGCCTTCAAGGTGGCGGTTCATCGACTGAAACAGCGGTTCCGAGAACTTCTGAAAGCGGAAATCGCCAGTACTCTCAGCGACCCCAGGATGCTCGACGAGGAGATGCGGTCCTTGTTTGCAGCGCTGGGCGGGTCTTGAAAAGACTTGCGTAACCGTGAGCGGGAACCACGTCAGGACATGGGCATGAGCGAATCCAGCACTGAACCGCGACAGTGTCCGAAGTGTGGGGCCGAGTTGCCATCGGCGGCAACTGCCGGTCTTTGTCCCCGATGCTTGATGGCCGAGGCGATGATCCCGACCCAATCTGCAGCGGGCTCGAGTGCCTCCACATCGCCGATGAAGCTGGAGGAATTGCAGCCCTGGTTTCCGCAGCTGGAGTTGCTGGAGTGTTTGGGGCGCGGAGGCATGGGGGTGGTTTACAAGGTCCGGCAGAAATCCCTGAATCGGCTGGCGGCTTTGAAGCTGTTGGCTCCGGAACGTGTCGCGGATGCCAAGTTCTCGGAGCGTTTTACCCGGGAAGCCCAAGCGTTGGCGGCTCTC
This genomic stretch from Verrucomicrobiales bacterium harbors:
- a CDS encoding lamin tail domain-containing protein; its protein translation is MKICVRFSCWTWFALLCFLAPHPGNAALPEYDATIAADSQSGIKPLATLLVPAVFYDTNRQAFNFGNSSGDVTMEFIVEGDPIAGGGNGYLAVGSTSGSSLRYEQWNNTGQVGFTQSGVSDYVFSPAVPSPTEPAHLAFVWTSTNRTMRLFVNGTLAGTRTGVATTFAMPRGLGTLGNSAAGTEGMVGTIHRVTVYDDALPAAAILRHADAFTGTRRPPLLLEFTAVPSVLFSPAGTLLSWRTQDADGVRLDGSDVTGLTQITLNPESTHLYELVAENQGGSVTGRVLVTVNPAPLVRRFGPDKEFVGPGEPFRLSWETDYATELVISPMVGDVTSRTIDGKGSVELSVLANSTFTFTARNAFGQSQAEATVSLLNPASHLVISEFLADNQTTLADEEGQFSDWIEIYNPTPSPIRLLGYSLTDDPKDLTQWKFPDITLAPREFLLIFASGKNRVAAGAPLHTGFQLSQGGDYLALVGPGPIVLQEFSPGYPVQSTDISYGLLAGDLSTLRFLGEPTPGLPNRNIQPPPGSVVFSRSSGTITNAFDLSLSSATPGAEIRYTFDGSTPGPTNGLIYTTPLRIEQTRRIRAVALASGKASPVTGGSYIKLAADLLNYRSTLPILLIENFGAGVIPQKGWSGNGSGIKQVPRQAAVWATFDRQGQQQTSSLTQEADMFSRIGIRGRGAFSSTWRQKPYSVEAESETGEEADVSPLGMPEHSEWILYYPDAEDSKDPTMLFNTFAYELSRRTGRYSVRFRWVEAFVNEDGGDLKLADRRGVYAILEKVSRGQDRLDFDRLAPDGSTGGWLLNINRMDPEPDTGWPAPNGARQPYFFHTAGPNRRAESRPNDQVAGDDLPQQSNGYLNFDNPNGYVINPQQRAAIEGWFKRFEDVFYNSALWRDPTNGYRRHLDTLDFADYFILNTLTHNGDGLLISMFPWKGRDEKLRMGPAWDYNWSPYYIGSPSPTGDLLWRSEQIWYARLFTDPDFVQEYMDRWWNLRRGPLSDAGMDAVIDEQAAEISPAKALLNGVPSATEWTTRLNTMKNWLKARAAWIDGSYVRPPFYNQPGGEIPNGFQLVMGGTNGTVYFTLDGSDPRLLGGAVNPSAQAFLTPVVLNAETEVKARLKRGNVWSGLTTAVFTPAQDFSGLFFSEIMYNPLNFGAISGDDLEFVELQNGGLRSLRLGTLTFTEGIQFTFAPGTELAPGARLLLARNRTALQTRYPGIVVQGEYTGRLDNNGERLTLSTALGGQVLSIEYNDRAPWPISPDGYGFSLVPIAEVRISELTQGTRWRASSARGGSPGQPDPEPVGSGRGVVVNEVVSHTLRPDVDQIEIYNPGATAVDLVGWYLSDDGALPRKYRFPVGSVIPAQGYLVLDESDFNSLPGGAGSFALSAEGDDLYLTAADAQGNFTGYGHGVSFGPSETKTSLGRYVNSIGQESMVRLTSLTLGSTNSPPAVGPVVIQEIHYHPEGDQPAFVELKSIANTEVPFFDAASPTNTWRLAGFGFQFPTGFTLGAGRLVVVVATNAEGFRIRHGIPSDVAVLAGATGSLQNSGERLELQRPGYTDGTNGTVFVSVDAVRYDDRAPWPSAADGGGASLQRRVASQFADDPSNWLAALPTPGQDLGLGEAPSLVRQPVSQSVVAYLDVSFSVEATGTGPLFYQWTFNGAPLLGETNSSLQLKEVPPEAAGYYHAIVYSALGSVVSEAAQLITIRPASIVQQPLSRATNVGSRVSFSVTAIGIGTLRYQWSFNGGAINQATNSILSLTNVQPADAGPYQVTVTDDIGSMRSQSAFLVVNVRPTIVQSPLPVTAVAGEPVSFRVVLSGTAPFTVRWRRGTTTLTNVIVNGFESTFLIPSVQTAQAGSYNALVGNAAAANVASAGALLTVLADADRDGLPDVYEGQTPGFSSSVPEDAGKDFDGDGFNNLNEYRAGTDPNDPASLLKITDVVPQESGLALRFAVVAGRTYSVDTIDQLVGGSWLTLTNLPASASAGVIEVLDTAARPGERFYRVRTP
- a CDS encoding sigma-70 family RNA polymerase sigma factor produces the protein MRRPGPVGGGFCTTHWSVVGRAKADSPEGRRALQELCEAYYQPVETFFRCQVVPREQATDLAHDFFAGLLAGGAIAAAAPERGRFRSYLLGAARHFLSHQRERERRLKRGGGVELISSDQPAEGGEGEATTGEVLPDPEAVSPAAEFDREWALTVLGRALEVLRRENVEQGRGEFFEHAKPWLTGDASRGDQASLAVSLGMNPNAFKVAVHRLKQRFRELLKAEIASTLSDPRMLDEEMRSLFAALGGS